A genome region from Macaca nemestrina isolate mMacNem1 chromosome 20, mMacNem.hap1, whole genome shotgun sequence includes the following:
- the LOC105487097 gene encoding uncharacterized protein, with protein sequence MGIRAPQRCLTKKDSSSPLQASHPLKGTSLLCLCCGRQGAAPTAARPVRQRGPGWSSPGPQPRGDDRRQIPSLPPHSSPCLSLIPLPSHAPACSSQVTASRNRQYSPKSPAKDTEGWTGEKTSPSPHDSHPQPCTTAASGTSSTQASAPCQPFPSPPGPCVAQTLYRISQPSSTDHTLSRSLSPLPRITHSADLSALFHGSHTQARPGWGNWKCKGNKPLRTSQPQVPPCSREPTAQTRGCAGRLPSLFRASCQGWRRPARPPHPACRTGPPTPPAGQAPQNGTGRGGLLLGSREPQSPGPLAHKHLLGCGRLMSLLPHMQEGPRLEHLPQRAPWGGCGGPFRSSP encoded by the coding sequence ATGGGAATCAGGGCCCCTCAGAGATGCCTCACAAAGAAAGACAGTTCCAGCCCCCTGCAGGCATCCCATCCGCTCAAGGGCACCAGCCTCCTCTGTCTCTGCTGCGGCCGGCAGGGGGCAGCGCCCACCGCGGCACGGCCTGTCAGGCAGCGTGGACCCGGGTGGTCAtccccaggcccccagccccgcGGTGACGACAGGCGTCAGATTCCATCCCTTCCTCCGCACTCGAGTCCTTGTCTGTCCCTCATCCCCCTTCCTTCCCATGCTCCTGCCTGCAGCAGCCAGGTGACAGCTTCTAGGAATAGGCAATATAGCCCCAAATCTCCAGCCAAGGACACCGAAGGCTGGACAGGAGAAAAGACTAGTCCAAGTCCCCACGACAGTCACCCTCAGCCCTGCACCACAGCTGCTTCTGGGACCAGTTCCACGCAGGCCTCCGCTCCCTGTCAGCCCTTCCCCAGCCCTCCAGGCCCATGTGTGGCCCAAACCCTGTACCGGATCTCTCAGCCGTCTTCCACGGATCACACACTCAGCAGATCTCTCAGCCCTCTTCCACGGATCACACACTCAGCAGATCTCTCAGCCCTCTTCCACGGATCACACACTCAGGCCCGCCCGGGGTGGGGGAACTGGAAATGTAAAGGCAACAAGCCCCTTCGCACCTCCCAGCCCCAGGTGCCCCCGTGTTCAAGGGAGCCGACGGCTCAGACCAGGGGCTGTGCTGGCCGCCTACCCAGCCTATTCCGGGCCAGCTGCCAAGGTTGGCGCAGGCCTGCCAGGCCCCCCCACCCCGCCTGCAGGACAGGCCCCCCCACCCCGCCTGCAGGACAGGCCCCCCAGAATGGAACAGGAAGGGGTGGCCTCTTGCTAGGCTCCAGGGAACCCCAAAGCCCAGGCCCCCTGGCCCATAAACATTTACTAGGTTGTGGACGGCTGATGTCACTCCTGCCCCACATGCAAGAGGGCCCCCGTCTAGAACATCTGCCCCAGCGGGCTCCCTGGGGGGGCTGTGGGGGACCCTTCCGGAGTTCACCCTGA
- the LOC105484859 gene encoding NADH dehydrogenase [ubiquinone] 1 alpha subcomplex subunit 11 — protein MAPKVFHQYWDIPDGTDCHRKAYATTSIASVAGLTAAAYRVILNPPGTFLEGVAKVGHYTFTAAAVGAVFGLTSCISAQVREKPDDPLNYFLGGCAGGLTLGARTHSYGIGASACVCLGIVASLVKMGRLEGWEMFAKPKV, from the exons ATGGCGCCGAAGGTTTTTCATCAGTACTGGGATATCCCCGATGGCACCGATTGCCACCGCAAAGCCTACGCCACCACCAGTATTGCCAGCGTCGCTG GCCTGACCGCCGCTGCCTACAGAGTCATACTCAATCCTCCGGGCACCTTCCTTGAAGGAGTGGCTAAGGTCGGACATTACACGTTCACTGCAG CTGCTGTCGGGGCCGTGTTTGGCCTCACCTCCTGCATCAGCGCCCAGGTCCGCGAGAAGCCCGACGACCCCCTGAACTATTTCCTCGGTGGCTGCGCCGGAGGCCTGACTCTGGGGGCACGCA CGCACAGCTACGGGATCGGCGCCAGCGCCTGCGTGTGCTTGGGCATAGTGGCCTCCCTGGTCAAGATGGGCCGGCTGGAGGGCTGGGAAATGTTTGCAAAACCCAAGGTGTGA